From Apium graveolens cultivar Ventura chromosome 9, ASM990537v1, whole genome shotgun sequence, the proteins below share one genomic window:
- the LOC141682883 gene encoding putative indole-3-pyruvate monooxygenase YUCCA5, translating to MSSVFEKNDDMFARRCVWVNGPLIIGAGPSGLAVGACLKEQGVPFVILERADCIASLWQKRTYDRLKLHLPKQFCQLPKLPFPEHYPEYPTRKQFVEYIESYAKHFDIKPQFNESVESAKYDEVISSWRVRTVSTQGSVKSEVEYICQWIVVATGENAEPIVPEIVGLGDFGGEVIHACEYKTGKTYSGKNVLVVGCGNTGMEVSLDLCNHGAKPSMVARGSVHVLPREIFGKSTFELATLMLKWFPLWLVDKILLILTWFIIGNTDSYGLKRPSVGPMQHKLSDGGQTPVLDIGAWEKIRSGGIKVVPGIKKFSKTMVELENGQELDIDSVILATGYRTNVPNWLQETEFFSKKTGYPKTPFPNGWKGNNGLYAVGFTKRAIAGASLDAVRVAQDVSQVWKEDLKQKKQNA from the exons ATGTCTAGTGTTTTCGAGAAAAATGATGATATGTTTGCCCGCAGATGTGTCTGGGTTAATGGTCCACTCATCATTGGAGCTGGACCATCTGGACTAGCTGTGGGAGCATGTCTTAAAGAACAAGGAGTTCCTTTTGTGATTCTCGAAAGAGCTGATTGCATAGCTTCTTTGTGGCAAAAAAGGACTTATGATCGTCTTAAGCTTCACCTTCCAAAACAGTTTTGCCAGCTTCCAAAACTACCATTCCCTGAGCATTACCCTGAATACCCTACAAGAAAACAGTTTGTTGAGTATATTGAAAGTTATGCAAAGCATTTTGACATCAAACCGCAATTCAATGAGTCTGTGGAGTCTGCTAAGTACGATGAAGTCATTAGTTCGTGGAGAGTTAGAACTGTTTCAACACAAGGGTCTGTTAAGTCTGAGGTTGAGTATATTTGTCAGTGGATTGTGGTAGCTACTGGAGAAAATGCAGAGCCTATTGTCCCGGAAATTGTAGGACTAGGAGATTTTGGCGGTGAAGTTATACATGCTTGTGAGTACAAGACTGGTAAAACATATAGTGGGAAAAATGTTCTTGTTGTGGGATGTGGAAATACTGGCATGGAAGTTTCACTTGATCTTTGTAATCATGGTGCTAAACCATCGATGGTGGCTAGGGGCTCG gTGCATGTATTGCCAAGAGAGATATTCGGAAAATCAACGTTTGAATTGGCGACGCTGATGTTGAAATGGTTCCCCTTGTGGCTAGTAGACAAGATTTTGCTGATACTGACATGGTTTATAATTGGGAACACTGATAGTTATGGTTTAAAAAGGCCATCAGTGGGTCCAATGCAGCATAAGCTCAGTGATGGAGGACAAACACCTGTTCTTGATATTGGAGCATGGGAGAAGATCCGGTCTGGCGGTATCAAAGTGGTTCCTGGAATCAAGAAGTTCTCGAAAACCATGGTAGAGCTCGAAAATGGTCAAGAACTTGACATTGATTCAGTTATTTTGGCTACTGGATACCGTACCAATGTTCCCAATTGGCTCCAG GAAACGGAGTTTTTCTCGAAGAAAACTGGGTATCCGAAAACACCATTTCCAAATGGTTGGAAGGGAAACAATGGACTTTATGCAGTTGGATTCACAAAGAGAGCAATAGCTGGTGCTTCTTTAGATGCTGTGAGAGTTGCACAAGATGTTTCTCAAGTGTGGAAGGAGGATTTGAAGCAGAAAAAACAAAACGCCTGA
- the LOC141682885 gene encoding uncharacterized protein LOC141682885 — MSSKSMILLRSSDNETFQVEKTVAVESLTIKHLLEADSAYRVIDLHNVTGNILAKVIEYCRIHVESPKDDDKLKTFDAEFVKVDQQVLFDLIMAANYLNIKNLLDLTSQTVADMSMRNFNPEEKISMSSEKVCSSQAGNGVDQALSQPKMISNDVTVEPESLKPMSRGNDTDKTANKAPGKEVKTSTKEAKTVTKGRSKSSNNSTTEDSDLEECCLECLGWVLCLPCRVLDTFINLLCLEMICDCFDSDCID, encoded by the exons ATGTCTTCTAAATCGATGATCCTGCTAAGAAGTTCCGATAACGAGACTTTCCAGGTGGAAAAAACAGTGGCTGTTGAATCTCTGACAATCAAACACTTGCTTGAAGCTGACTCTGCATACAGAGTTATTGATCTTCACAATGTGACCGGTAATATCTTGGCTAAGGTTATTGAGTATTGCAGGATACATGTTGAGTCACCGAAAGATGATGATAAACTTAAGACCTTTGATGCGGAGTTTGTTAAGGTTGATCAGCAGGTGCTTTTTGATCTGATTATGGCGGCTAATTATCTTAACATTAAGAACCTTCTCGACTTGACTAGTCAGACAGTTGCGGATATGAGCATGAGGAATTTTAATCCTGAGGAAAAG ATATCGATGTCTTCTGAGAAGGTTTGTTCGAGTCAAGCTGGAAACGGTGTAGATCAAGCATTGTCTCAACCAAAGATGATCTCGAATGATGTAACAGTGGAACCCGAGAGTTTGAAGCCTATGAGCAGAGGCAATGATACTGATAAGACTGCAAACAAGGCACCTGGGAAAGAAGTGAAAACTAGTACCAAAGAAGCCAAGACTGTTACTAAAGGAAGAAGCAAATCTTCAAACAACTCCACCACAGAAGATTCGGACTTAGAGGAATGCTGTTTGGAATGCTTGGGATGGGTGCTGTGTCTTCCTTGCAGGGTTTTAGACACATTTATTAATCTCTTGTGTTTAGAGATGATTTGTGACTGTTTTGATTCAGACTGTATTGATTAG
- the LOC141685977 gene encoding uncharacterized protein LOC141685977 translates to MFVTLPHTEHLHKKSTNSSSCKSQASMSKETPAASDKSLFSTLVNAASSSATAAAAAVGSVAANVHSNYKASIKSKQQSPAEEKIGFGRNFNDGTERQPCTEKVSLAQSVSSAAGAVAAEGLNVTSNLLGRIGIWRPGPPDSCFNVVNRRGDDIVYRYEKKKAPKNQ, encoded by the coding sequence ATGTTTGTTACTCTACCTCACACTGAGCACTTACATAAGAAATCTACAAATTCTTCTTCTTGTAAATCTCAAGCAAGTATGTCAAAAGAAACTCCAGCTGCATCAGATAAATCACTCTTTTCGACGTTGGTCAATGCTGCTTCCTCGAGTGCtactgctgctgctgctgctgttgGTTCAGTAGCTGCTAATGTTCATTCAAATTACAAGGCCTCTATTAAGAGTAAGCAGCAAAGCCCGGCAGAGGAAAAAATAGGTTTTGGTCGCAATTTCAACGACGGAACTGAGAGGCAGCCGTGTACAGAGAAGGTATCCCTGGCACAGTCTGTATCCTCGGCTGCTGGTGCTGTTGCTGCTGAAGGTCTTAATGTTACTTCAAATCTTTTGGGGCGCATTGGTATCTGGAGACCTGGACCTCCGGACTCGTGCTTCAACGTGGTTAACAGAAGGGGAGACGATATAGTATACAGATACGAGAAGAAGAAAGCACCTAAAAACCAGTGA
- the LOC141683100 gene encoding DEMETER-like protein 2 → MEEECVKDGVFAPVTPGKHNVANSVMINGRKQVSFDGEAETSGLQLFVDLGDLVCVNDDMKFDCEAPKAYSSESDTISINIPFPAMQLDDASHQASAQVNGAGFAFSTPEKHQDSKMRDTISINIPFPEVQHDDASHQVSPEINGAGLASLTPEKHQDSKERDTISINIPFSDMQHDDALHQASPEINGAGLVSLTLEKNQDFKKRDTISINIPFSDMLHDDASHQASPEINGAGLASLTPEKHQSSKKRDTINDASLKASAQINGAGLASATPEKHQDSKKRFNSSTDVNEKTPQKPKRHRPKILDESIKRKTAKAQVSGFTPKTPLKRSTPKQCAKKSHVKKKSSRKVSDSSEDVVQRLGPQPSCKRALNSDFDKEAEAENVCHLSEDVDDQFLSLNLSRRDEKRFAKQYQRRRKKIMDNTDVNMVKPAICVTAENITPESNVADADPQSSWETADSSQLGCEMDHLPNVMCGFDSNLSTDIFKEIRDCVTNLPSSPAVRRRKRSTGCTKRRIYASQPIRFKCSQSPLVNLLEHLTDKKHRSKVRLATQTKKMKRRKSKIKPSLRNQMMKMIKDYLPRECLLSQEDPDEHSSLDYVVSRLQFLSIHENQKSGQLVVRHQSVGAPLVLYEGKFDPRKKNKKVQATVDLDKESEKAWLMLMGNGGSTTFDEPDLDKEYWDRERQVTIDRVESLIAILREFQGNRRFSKWKGSVMDSVVGAYLTQNVTDHLSSSAYMTLAARYPARDSKRSNGSHESECTQPLLDLFPQKDAGLERLEHGSTSHEIEHYASTSENGSPESSVTCMSTTNNQANETEISVPLEGVPMEKKTKDKNKKERNMDWDSLRKTYSAKRERNDENMDGIDWQSVRQATIEDIADSIKERGMQNVLARKIKDCLNRTFQDHGSTDLEWLRDVPPKDAKDYLLSIYGMGLKSVECIRLLTLHQVAFPVDVNVGRVAVRLGWVPLQPLPGGLQMHLLEEYPIMDKIQKYLYPRLCTLDHETLYELHYHLITFGKVFCTKANPRCEGCPLKGQCKHYESLSASKRSALPAPATNNKSTAKKNVGRTKNGNSNMEVEPVVEMPTSPEHHIEQFELGDIEDLYQDLNVALPDLNDCPESDDEILTIRLDDEEYDDPNEAMNSSQEGNMSHALSNLSVPSSTPIPNYRDRLKSVHQVYVLPDSHPLLEELQVDKREPDDPSHYLFAPWAIREEGSTTKSSFPQNCGSFEDCRDIVCCSTLSNNEEHGFATTISGTLLIPVRTANRGRFPLNGTYFQVNEVFADEESTKFPIIVPTYWLYGLQRSILYCGASVSSTFRDIPMEHMHYAFSQGFFCNRGFNRNTRYTTFLSKQFHIKTSMQGKKTKGRNPEENGR, encoded by the exons ATGGAGGAAGAATGTGTGAAAGATGGTGTTTTTGCACCAGTAACTCCAGGGAAACATAATGTGGCGAATTCTGTTATGATCAATGGGAGGAAGCAGGTTTCTTTTGATGGAGAGGCGGAAACAAGTGGATTGCAGCTTTTTGTGGATTTAGGTGATCTGGTTTGTGTGAATGATGATATGAAATTCGATTGTGAAGCACCTAAGGCTTATTCTAGTGAAAGCGATACTATCAGTATCAACATTCCATTTCCAGCAATGCAGCTTG ATGATGCATCACATCAAGCAAGTGCTCAAGTTAATGGGGCTGGCTTTGctttttcaactccagaaaaGCATCAAGATTCCAAAATGAGAGATACTATCAGTATCAACATTCCGTTTCCAGAAGTACAGCATG ATGATGCATCACATCAAGTAAGTCCTGAAATTAATGGGGCTGGCTTGGCTTCTTTAACTCCAGAGAAGCATCAGGATTCCAAGGAGAGGGATACTATCAGTATAAACATTCCATTTTCAGACATGCAGCATG ATGATGCATTACATCAAGCAAGTCCTGAAATTAATGGAGCTGGCTTGGTTTCTTTAACTCTAGAAAAGAATCAGGATTTCAAGAAGAGGGATACTATCAGTATCAACATTCCATTTTCAGACATGCTGCACG ATGATGCATCACATCAAGCAAGTCCTGAAATTAATGGAGCTGGCTTGGCTTCTTTAACTCCAGAGAAGCATCAGAGTTCCAAGAAGAGAGATACTATCA ACGATGCATCACTTAAAGCAAGTGCTCAAATTAATGGGGCTGGCTTGGCTTCTGCAACTCCAGAAAAGCATCAGGATTCCAAAAAGAGGTTTAACAGTAGCACTGATGTCAATGAAAAGACTCCCCAAAAACCGAAGAGACATAGACCGAAGATACTGGATGAAAGCATTAAGAGAAAAACAGCTAAAGCTCAAGTCTCAGGATTCACTCCAAAAACTCCATTGAAGCGTTCTACTCCTAAGCAATGTGCAAAAAAGAGCCATGTTAAAAAGAAGAGCTCCAGAAAGGTTTCTGATTCTTCGGAAGATGTTGTACAAAGACTTGGTCCTCAACCATCATGCAAACGAGCTTTGAATTCTGATTTTGACAAAGAGGCAGAAGCAGAAAATGTTTGTCATCTTTCCGAAGATGTTGATGATCAGTTTCTAAGCTTAAACTTGAGTAGACGAGATGAAAAGAGGTTTGCAAAACAATATCAGCGACGGAGAAAGAAAATAATGGATAACACTGATGTGAATATGGTGAAACCTGCCATTTGTGTAACTGCAGAAAATATAACCCCAGAGTCCAATGTCGCGGATGCAGACCCACAGTCAAGTTGGGAAACTGCAGACTCGAGTCAGTTAGGATGTGAGATGGATCATTTACCAAATGTGATGTGTGGTTTTGATAGCAACCTTTCTACAGATATCTTCAAGGAGATAAGGGATTGTGTGACTAACTTGCCATCATCTCCTGCAGTACGGAGGAGAAAGCGATCAACTGGATGCACTAAAAGGCGCATATATGCTTCTCAACCCATAAGATTCAAATGCAGTCAGTCACCATTAGTTAATCTTCTGGAACACCTAACTGATAAGAAACATCGCTCAAAAGTTAGACTTGCAACCCAAACGAAGAAGATGAAAAGGAGAAAGAGTAAAATAAAACCATCTCTTAGGAATCAAATGATGAAGATGATTAAAGATTATCTACCACGAGAATGCCTCCTCTCACAGGAGGATCCTGACGAGCATA GTTCTTTAGATTATGTCGTTTCTAGGTTGCAATTTCTTAGCATTCATGAGAATCAGAAATCTGGCCAACTTGTGGTAAGGCATCAGAGTGTGGGTGCGCCATTGGTTCTATACGAAGGAAAATTTGATCCtcgaaagaaaaataaaaaagtaCAGGCCACAGTTGATCTTGATAAAGAGTCGGAAAAGGCTTGGTTAATGCTTATGGGTAATGGTGGAAGTACTACctttgatgaaccagatttagATAAGGAATACTGGGATAGGGAGAGACAAGTAACAATAGACCGAGTAGAATCTTTAATAGCTATTCTAAGAGAATTTCAAG GTAATAGACGTTTCTCAAAATGGAAGGGTTCAGTAATGGATTCTGTTGTAGGAGCTTATCTAACTCAAAATGTCACGGACCACCTTTCAAG CTCTGCTTATATGACCTTAGCAGCACGATATCCTGCCCGAGATTCAAAGAGAAGTAATGGAAGTCATGAAAGTGAATGTACACAACCCTTGCTTGATTTATTCCCACAGAAAGATGCTGGATTAGAAAGATTGGAACATGGAAGTACTTCCCATGAGATCGAGCATTATGCATCCACAAGCGAAAATGGAAGTCCTGAAAGTTCTGTCACTTGTATGTCCACAACAAATAATCAAGCAAATGAAACTGAAATTTCTGTTCCACTAGAAGGTGTCCCTATGGAGAAGAAAACTAAAGATAAGAATAAGAAAGAACGGAATATGGACTGGGATAGTCTGAGAAAAACATATAGTGCTAAAAGGGAGAGGAATGATGAAAATATGGATGGTATAGATTGGCAGTCGGTTAGGCAAGCAACAATTGAAGATATTGCGGATTCCATTAAAGAACGAGGAATGCAAAATGTACTTGCTAGAAAAATTAAG GACTGTCTTAATCGTACATTTCAAGATCATGGGAGTACGGACCTTGAGTGGTTGAGAGACGTTCCACCAAAAGATGCAAA AGACTACTTGTTGAGCATATATGGCATGGGCTTGAAAAGCGTAGAATGCATACGGCTTTTGACACTTCATCAAGTGGCATTTCCA GTTGATGTCAATGTCGGTCGAGTTGCAGTTCGATTAGGATGGGTTCCTCTGCAACCACTTCCGGGAGGGCTACAGATGCATCTTCTGGAAGA GTACCCTATCATGGATAAGATTCAGAAATATCTGTATCCTCGTTTGTGCACCCTCGATCATGAGACACT GTATGAATTACATTATCATTTGATAACATTTGGAAAG GTTTTTTGTACCAAAGCAAATCCACGATGCGAAGGATGCCCGCTGAAAGGACAGTGCAAGCATTATGAAAGTTTATCTGCAAG CAAAAGGTCTGCGTTGCCTGCACCTGCAACCAATAATAAATCAACGGCTAAAAAAAATGTTGGAAGAACAAAAAATGGGAATTCAAATATGGAAGTTGAACCAGTTGTTGAGATGCCAACCAGTCCAGAGCATCACATAGAACAGTTTGAACTTGGAGACATCGAAGATTTATACCAGGATCTCAATGTTGCTCTTCCTGATCTTAATGATTGTCCCGAGTCTGATGATGAGATACTTACTATTAGACTTGATGATGAAGAGTATGATGATCCAAATGAAGCCATGAATTCAAGTCAAGAAGGAAATATGTCACATGCATTGTCTAATCTTTCAGTACCTTCGTCAACACCCATTCCCAATTATAGGGATCGTCTAAAAAGTGTTCATCAAGT GTATGTGCTTCCAGATTCACATCCACTTTTGGAAGAA TTGCAAGTGGATAAAAGGGAACCAGATGATCCATCTCATTATCTTTTTGCACCATGGGCAATCCGGGAAGAAG GTTCAACAACTAAAAGTTCATTTCCACAAAATTGCGGTTCTTTTGAAGATTGTCGTGATATTGTCTGTTGCTCTACATTGAGTAATAATGAGGAGCATGGTTTTGCAACCACCATTAGTGGAACACTGTTG ATTCCTGTCCGCACTGCAAACAGAGGAAGGTTTCCACTTAATGGAACATACTTTCAAGTTAATGAA GTATTTGCTGATGAAGAATCTACCAAATTTCCGATTATTGTTCCCACATATTGGTTGTATGGCCTTCAAAGAAGTATTCTGTACTGCGGAGCATCAGTCTCATCAACTTTTAGAG ATATACCAATGGAACATATGCACTACGCCTTTAGTCAAG GATTTTTTTGTAATCGGGGATTCAACAGAAATACAAGGTATACTACCTTTTTAAGTAAACAATTCCACATCAAGACCAGCATGCAAGGGAAGAAGACTAAGGGTAGAAATCCAGAAGAAAATGGGAGATAA
- the LOC141682658 gene encoding mitochondrial import receptor subunit TOM9-2, which produces MAANKGVISRVSSSVAGSPIIYHGKKAAADTSYVVKRLLKSTGKAAWIAGTVFLVLAVPLIIEMDREQQLNELELQQASLLGTPTVSSPK; this is translated from the coding sequence ATGGCGGCGAACAAAGGCGTAATTTCTAGGGTTTCATCCTCCGTCGCCGGCTCTCCGATCATCTACCACGGCAAGAAAGCTGCCGCCGACACTTCTTACGTCGTCAAACGCCTCCTCAAAAGCACCGGAAAGGCCGCTTGGATCGCCGGCACTGTCTTTCTCGTCCTCGCCGTGCCGTTAATCATCGAGATGGATCGCGAGCAGCAACTCAATGAACTCGAGCTTCAGCAAGCTAGTCTTCTTGGCACTCCCACCGTTTCGTCGCCTAAGTGA